One Acidiferrobacter thiooxydans DNA window includes the following coding sequences:
- the ispE gene encoding 4-(cytidine 5'-diphospho)-2-C-methyl-D-erythritol kinase, protein MSHEWPTVWPAPAKINLFLHVVGRRPDGYHELQTIFQFIDWQDDLWFTVHDDGVIARAHDVAGIDADRDLTVRAARRLQEASGSRLGARIHMTKRLPIGGGLGGGSSDAATTLLALNALWGLHWSLDRLAELGLSLGADVPVFVRGASAWAEGVGERLTAVDLPEPWYVVIVPDAAVLTGPVFAGLHLTGFRRPITIRDFRAGQGDNDLVAVVRARYEAVDEAWRWLEAYGRVRMSGSGASLFIEVPDPHYGQDVVAACPSRWRACVTRGRNTHPVHALLRSMTHWGVAKR, encoded by the coding sequence ATGAGCCACGAATGGCCGACGGTTTGGCCGGCACCGGCCAAGATTAACCTGTTCCTGCATGTGGTAGGCCGCCGGCCCGACGGCTATCACGAGCTTCAGACCATCTTTCAGTTCATCGATTGGCAGGACGATCTGTGGTTTACGGTCCATGACGATGGCGTGATCGCCCGCGCTCATGATGTGGCCGGCATTGACGCTGATCGAGATCTCACGGTGCGCGCCGCCCGCCGCCTGCAGGAGGCCTCGGGAAGTCGTCTCGGGGCGCGTATCCATATGACCAAACGCCTCCCGATCGGTGGCGGGCTGGGCGGGGGGAGTTCGGACGCCGCCACCACCCTGCTGGCCCTGAATGCCTTGTGGGGCCTGCATTGGTCCCTGGATCGTCTCGCCGAGCTCGGGCTCTCGCTGGGCGCCGACGTGCCGGTGTTCGTGCGCGGGGCGTCGGCCTGGGCGGAGGGGGTGGGCGAGCGGCTGACCGCCGTCGATCTGCCGGAGCCGTGGTATGTAGTGATTGTGCCTGACGCCGCGGTCTTGACCGGACCGGTCTTTGCCGGGCTTCATTTGACAGGCTTTCGGCGGCCCATCACAATACGCGACTTCCGTGCCGGGCAGGGAGATAATGACCTCGTGGCGGTCGTGCGTGCGCGCTATGAGGCGGTCGACGAGGCGTGGCGCTGGCTGGAGGCCTACGGGCGCGTACGGATGAGCGGGTCGGGCGCGTCGCTCTTCATAGAGGTGCCGGATCCGCATTACGGGCAAGACGTGGTGGCGGCCTGTCCGTCGCGTTGGCGTGCGTGTGTGACGCGCGGGCGCAATACCCACCCCGTGCATGCACTGCTACGCTCGATGACGCATTGGGGTGTCGCCAAGCGGTAA
- the lolB gene encoding lipoprotein insertase outer membrane protein LolB — MRRFVAGLLAILLAGCAVTPPIAVRHPQRVWRAHRMRMMAIQRFRVSAQGAVRAGHHGGSLALHWVVGPAAYQMTGYGPFGRLIFRLRVDAAGARLRTGRGHFKGTSASRLLWRLTGWRLPVAGLRFWIRGIPAPGPVVRRRLDRAGLLASLRQNGWTIRYRRYRHTSRGQLPRLLTLTHAVTVGPGPVVVTIRINRWDVT, encoded by the coding sequence ATGCGGCGATTCGTCGCGGGTCTCCTTGCTATTCTGTTGGCCGGCTGCGCGGTCACGCCCCCGATTGCGGTCCGCCATCCCCAGCGGGTGTGGCGCGCGCACCGCATGCGCATGATGGCGATCCAGCGTTTTCGCGTGTCCGCCCAGGGCGCGGTACGCGCCGGTCACCACGGCGGGTCGCTGGCGCTGCATTGGGTCGTGGGGCCGGCAGCCTATCAGATGACCGGCTACGGGCCCTTTGGGCGCCTCATTTTTCGTTTGCGTGTCGACGCCGCGGGTGCGCGCCTGCGCACCGGGCGCGGCCATTTTAAGGGCACGAGCGCCTCGCGCCTCTTGTGGCGGTTGACGGGCTGGCGCTTGCCGGTGGCGGGTCTGCGGTTTTGGATACGCGGGATTCCGGCGCCCGGACCCGTGGTCCGTCGCCGCCTCGATCGCGCCGGGCTTTTGGCGTCCCTGCGCCAGAACGGTTGGACGATCCGTTATCGCCGCTACCGCCATACGTCCAGGGGTCAGCTGCCGCGCCTTCTGACACTGACGCATGCCGTCACCGTGGGTCCGGGTCCGGTCGTGGTGACGATCCGGATCAATAGGTGGGATGTGACATGA